A genomic window from Flavobacterium sp. I3-2 includes:
- a CDS encoding Lrp/AsnC family transcriptional regulator, which yields MLDLFDYKILNILQKNNLTPQRDVGYEIGLSAAAVQRRIKKMRELGIIEKDITVIDREKIGNNVTILVEIFLDSEKIEQIDALKYEFEKVSEIQQCYYVTGESDFFLVMVVPSMAYYENLTRSIFFGNENIKKFRTIVVMGITKNSLELPLNLFKPHEK from the coding sequence ATGTTAGATTTATTTGATTATAAAATTTTAAATATTCTTCAAAAGAATAATTTAACTCCACAAAGAGATGTTGGATACGAAATTGGATTATCTGCAGCTGCAGTCCAGAGGCGAATAAAAAAAATGCGCGAATTGGGAATTATCGAAAAAGATATTACTGTAATTGATAGAGAAAAAATAGGAAATAATGTTACTATTCTTGTTGAGATTTTTTTGGACAGCGAAAAAATAGAACAAATAGATGCTTTGAAATATGAATTTGAAAAAGTTTCTGAAATTCAACAATGTTATTATGTTACTGGCGAGTCCGATTTTTTTCTGGTAATGGTTGTTCCATCAATGGCTTATTACGAAAATCTTACCCGAAGCATATTTTTTGGCAATGAAAATATCAAAAAGTTTCGCACAATTGTCGTCATGGGAATTACAAAAAACAGCTTGGAATTGCCTTTAAATTTGTTCAAACCACATGAGAAATAG
- a CDS encoding AMP-dependent synthetase/ligase → MNTIITRLFDIPYYQLQHYPLDKTFVTKQKGVWESTSTTDYINKANAVSRALLQMGVKKGDKIALITSSNRTEWHIMDIGILQTGAVTVPIYPTISADDYEYIIKHSESIYVFISDKEILEKLDKVKLNIPKLRGIFCFDEISGCANWIQVLNAGFEAFNQDQVEAVRNNIHPTDLASIIYTSGTTGKPKGVLLTHENIIANVLGSTERFDIIPGTSTSLSFLPCCHIFERTVLYIYQYNGVSINFAESIDTISQNLQEIKPKLMTVVPRVLEKVYDKIHAKGSELTGIKKKLFFWAMSLGEKYDVPNTNSGWYNWQLKWARKLIFSKWHEALGGNLNYMVSGSAPLSPRLAKIFAAANLPVLEGYGLTETSPVISVNDRRNNGWRIGSVGKVLSNVTVKIAEDGEILAQGPSISQGYYKDEEKTNEAFINGWFHTGDIGKIDEQGFLFITDRKKEMFKTSGGKYIAPQMIENTMKQSRFIDQIMVVGEGQKMPAALIQPNFEFIKEWATRKGITPGFSLEEVCKNEEVRGRIQSEIDTLNEKFGKWEQIKKFELTPNVWSIDSGELTPTLKLKRKVILEKYKELHNKIYEIK, encoded by the coding sequence ATGAACACTATAATCACACGACTATTTGATATCCCTTACTATCAACTTCAACATTACCCGTTAGATAAGACTTTTGTTACAAAACAAAAGGGCGTTTGGGAATCTACTTCTACTACAGATTATATAAACAAAGCAAATGCCGTTTCGAGAGCATTGTTGCAAATGGGAGTTAAAAAAGGTGATAAAATTGCACTTATTACTTCTAGCAATAGAACGGAATGGCATATTATGGATATTGGTATTCTTCAAACAGGCGCTGTTACTGTACCGATTTATCCGACCATTTCCGCGGATGATTATGAATACATTATTAAACATTCTGAAAGTATTTATGTTTTTATATCTGACAAAGAAATTCTAGAAAAGTTAGATAAGGTAAAGTTGAATATTCCTAAATTAAGAGGTATTTTTTGTTTTGATGAAATTTCTGGATGTGCCAATTGGATACAAGTTTTAAATGCTGGTTTCGAAGCTTTTAACCAAGACCAAGTTGAAGCTGTTCGCAATAACATTCATCCAACAGATTTAGCTTCCATTATTTATACATCGGGTACAACCGGTAAACCAAAAGGTGTGCTTTTAACTCACGAAAATATCATTGCAAATGTGCTTGGTAGTACAGAACGTTTTGATATTATTCCCGGAACATCAACATCATTAAGTTTTTTACCTTGTTGTCATATTTTTGAAAGAACCGTATTATACATTTATCAATACAACGGTGTATCGATTAACTTTGCGGAATCGATTGATACCATTTCGCAAAACTTACAAGAAATCAAACCTAAATTAATGACGGTTGTGCCTCGAGTTCTTGAAAAAGTTTACGATAAAATTCATGCAAAAGGTTCAGAATTAACCGGAATAAAAAAGAAATTATTTTTCTGGGCAATGAGTTTGGGTGAAAAATACGATGTGCCAAACACCAATAGCGGATGGTACAATTGGCAACTTAAATGGGCAAGAAAATTAATTTTCTCAAAATGGCACGAAGCTCTTGGAGGAAATTTAAATTATATGGTTTCTGGTTCTGCTCCACTTTCGCCTCGTTTGGCTAAAATTTTTGCAGCTGCAAATCTTCCAGTTTTAGAAGGTTATGGTTTAACAGAAACTTCTCCTGTAATTTCAGTTAATGACCGAAGAAATAACGGTTGGCGAATTGGTTCTGTAGGAAAAGTTCTAAGTAATGTAACAGTTAAGATTGCTGAAGATGGTGAGATTTTAGCTCAAGGTCCATCTATCTCACAAGGTTATTATAAAGATGAAGAAAAAACGAATGAAGCTTTTATAAACGGATGGTTTCATACTGGTGATATAGGAAAAATTGACGAACAAGGTTTTTTATTTATAACCGACCGTAAAAAAGAAATGTTTAAAACATCTGGCGGAAAATACATTGCACCACAGATGATTGAAAACACTATGAAACAATCTCGTTTTATCGATCAAATTATGGTTGTTGGTGAAGGTCAAAAAATGCCAGCAGCCTTAATTCAACCCAATTTTGAATTTATTAAAGAATGGGCAACCCGAAAAGGAATAACTCCTGGATTTAGCTTAGAAGAAGTTTGTAAAAACGAAGAAGTTCGTGGCAGAATTCAATCTGAAATAGATACTTTGAATGAGAAATTTGGTAAATGGGAACAAATTAAAAAGTTTGAATTAACTCCAAATGTTTGGTCAATCGATTCGGGTGAATTAACTCCTACCTTAAAATTAAAACGAAAAGTAATTTTAGAAAAATATAAAGAGTTACATAATAAGATTTACGAAATAAAATAA
- a CDS encoding SRPBCC domain-containing protein: MKIIVEAIISKDTNLVWDFWTKPEHITKWNFATDDWQCPKVENNLEVGGKYFARMEAKDGNFGFNFEAIYDEVIDLQKITYTMSDNRQVTTTFENLDGKTKITTIFDAESSNPIEMQQQGWQAILNNFKKYTEKNSPLK; the protein is encoded by the coding sequence ATGAAAATAATTGTTGAAGCTATCATTTCAAAAGATACTAACTTAGTTTGGGACTTTTGGACAAAACCTGAACATATCACAAAATGGAATTTTGCCACAGATGATTGGCAATGTCCAAAGGTAGAAAATAATTTAGAGGTTGGTGGAAAATATTTTGCAAGAATGGAAGCTAAAGACGGAAATTTTGGATTTAACTTTGAAGCAATTTATGATGAAGTGATTGACCTACAAAAAATCACTTATACAATGAGTGACAATAGACAAGTAACAACAACGTTTGAAAATCTTGACGGTAAAACAAAAATAACTACAATTTTTGACGCTGAAAGTTCAAACCCAATAGAAATGCAACAACAGGGATGGCAAGCGATTTTGAACAATTTTAAGAAATATACCGAAAAAAATTCACCGTTAAAATAG
- a CDS encoding DUF4184 family protein: MPFTFAHPAILLPFRNKLSVTGLIIGCMSPDFEYFIRLKIYSNFSHTFWGIFFFCLPVSLVLSILFHQIIRKPLIENVPNYIYSRVAVYHDFSWMNYLNNNKIKIILSILIGAFSHILWDSFTHDDGFFVNQLDFLKSNLTIHQKEIPVLKVLQHLSTIIGLSYMLILFHRLPKLNKPKNRIGLRYFFMIFILTICFILPLIQINPNTLKIGNLIVCSISCTFISIVITSIFIKKKQP; this comes from the coding sequence ATGCCATTTACATTTGCGCATCCAGCAATTTTATTACCGTTCCGAAACAAACTTTCTGTAACGGGTTTAATTATTGGTTGTATGTCTCCAGATTTTGAGTATTTTATACGATTAAAAATTTATAGTAATTTCAGTCATACTTTCTGGGGCATCTTTTTTTTCTGTTTACCTGTTTCATTAGTACTTTCGATATTATTTCATCAAATTATTCGAAAACCATTGATAGAAAATGTTCCAAATTATATATACTCAAGAGTTGCTGTTTATCATGATTTCAGTTGGATGAATTATCTAAACAATAATAAAATCAAAATAATTTTATCGATTTTAATTGGTGCTTTTAGCCATATTTTATGGGATAGTTTTACACATGATGACGGATTTTTTGTAAATCAACTTGACTTTTTGAAAAGTAATTTAACAATTCATCAAAAGGAAATTCCTGTTTTAAAAGTTTTACAACATTTAAGTACAATTATTGGTTTAAGCTATATGTTGATTCTTTTTCATCGATTACCAAAATTAAATAAACCAAAAAATCGAATTGGATTGCGCTATTTCTTTATGATTTTTATACTCACAATTTGTTTTATTTTACCATTAATCCAAATAAATCCGAATACTTTAAAAATTGGAAATCTAATAGTTTGTTCAATTAGTTGTACTTTTATTTCAATTGTAATAACATCTATTTTTATAAAGAAAAAGCAACCTTAA
- a CDS encoding DMT family transporter, translating to MDTKTKKGIILGIIAATFWGISGTLGQFLFQHRGINVEWLITLRLLLSGIGLLILAKSTKNNILEIWYHKKDAIQLFTFSILGMVGVQYTYFAAIKHSNAATATVLQFAGPIFIAVFLALKFKKFPNKLELLAIILAVIGTFLLVTKGNFNSLSISGTALFFGIASAVTLAIYTLQPKKLLKKYNSALIVGWGMLIGGIVFSFVKAPWKVSGEWDIKTFLAIAFIIIFGTLIAFFSYLNAVKIIGGQKTSLLASAEPLVAVILSVIWLKTSLSIIEFIGSLCIISTVFLLTKKNPNRNHVQKYIKKQKMM from the coding sequence ATGGATACGAAAACTAAAAAGGGAATAATATTAGGAATAATAGCTGCAACATTTTGGGGAATTTCAGGAACGTTAGGACAATTTTTATTTCAACATAGAGGAATAAATGTAGAATGGCTCATTACATTGAGATTATTACTATCGGGCATTGGACTTTTAATTCTTGCAAAAAGCACAAAAAATAATATTTTGGAAATTTGGTATCATAAAAAAGATGCCATTCAACTTTTTACTTTTAGCATATTAGGAATGGTTGGTGTGCAATATACTTATTTTGCTGCAATTAAACATTCAAATGCAGCAACTGCAACTGTTTTACAATTTGCGGGGCCAATATTTATTGCCGTTTTTTTAGCTTTGAAATTTAAAAAATTTCCCAATAAACTAGAGTTATTAGCCATAATTTTAGCCGTTATAGGAACTTTTTTGTTAGTGACTAAAGGAAATTTCAATTCACTTTCGATTTCTGGAACCGCTTTGTTTTTTGGAATTGCTTCTGCAGTAACATTAGCAATTTATACGTTACAACCCAAAAAATTATTAAAAAAGTATAATTCAGCTTTAATTGTTGGTTGGGGAATGCTTATTGGTGGAATTGTCTTCAGTTTTGTAAAAGCGCCTTGGAAAGTTTCAGGTGAATGGGACATAAAAACATTTTTGGCAATAGCATTTATAATCATTTTTGGGACATTGATTGCTTTTTTCTCATATCTAAATGCGGTCAAAATTATTGGCGGTCAAAAAACAAGTTTACTAGCTTCTGCAGAACCACTAGTTGCTGTAATTTTATCAGTCATTTGGTTAAAAACCTCATTGTCTATTATTGAATTCATTGGTAGTCTTTGTATAATCTCAACGGTATTTTTATTAACAAAAAAGAATCCAAATAGAAATCATGTACAAAAATATATAAAAAAACAAAAAATGATGTGA
- a CDS encoding 2'-5' RNA ligase family protein, which produces MENLNQKYSIAIVPKPEIVLLIKSYKDLLASKIGSYKSKNAMAHITIKEIFANERELELTIKQLNRCCENVFPFSVHCADFGSYPSNKTIYIKPDLDSKKVLFEIMKKVQKSTSIKSNHISSDPHISIGRGIVKFEEALEILNFPLDFNFIVDAIVIRKFNPEIRQYEIYKTIPFLSLPNQEPQQMSLF; this is translated from the coding sequence ATGGAAAATCTAAATCAAAAATATAGCATTGCAATAGTACCAAAACCCGAAATTGTTTTACTAATAAAATCATATAAAGATTTATTAGCTAGTAAAATAGGTAGCTATAAAAGTAAAAATGCAATGGCACATATTACCATAAAAGAGATTTTTGCTAACGAAAGAGAACTTGAACTTACTATAAAACAACTTAATCGTTGCTGTGAAAATGTTTTTCCGTTTTCGGTTCATTGCGCTGATTTTGGAAGTTATCCAAGTAATAAAACAATCTATATTAAACCTGATTTGGATTCAAAAAAAGTCTTATTCGAGATAATGAAAAAAGTTCAGAAAAGTACATCAATCAAAAGCAATCACATCAGTTCTGACCCGCATATTTCAATTGGAAGAGGAATTGTAAAATTTGAAGAAGCCTTAGAAATTTTAAATTTTCCGTTAGATTTTAATTTTATAGTAGATGCAATTGTCATCCGAAAATTCAATCCAGAAATTAGACAATATGAAATTTATAAAACCATTCCGTTTTTGAGTTTACCTAATCAAGAACCTCAACAAATGAGTTTGTTTTAA
- a CDS encoding DUF4139 domain-containing protein: protein MNIKNIWIFVVLLATHLNVNAQEIKKEITVKAATVYLSKAKVFGETSLNLQKGINQIRIVNLPNDLIDETYKIEMKKGTTLMSIVPHNNYLDKVEPTAEEKALIEEAKKLNREKSLIEIQTSTLEGEKNLIENNLKVSESDKVTPQEQLIKLSDFYSTRMLTIETQLFELNEKISDLQTKITDVNYKIQEFGVNKNKNNKELLLEIQSESTQNVSINISYVVNNAGWVPSYDLRAISVKEPLEIVYKGAVYQKTGQDWNNIKLHLSTYLPIYNQDRPILNPLYVSEYVSQNFDMISAKGSSDMRVYANSYQMRDKKSEEVAFDVPVTQVAESQMNILYELNYNQNIKSQDKEQYVILDKKTVQAEYKYHVVPKVSNQVYLMAFVKNWQNLNLISGEASIYFDDNYIGKTSITTNYIKDDFPISLGVDERIIAKRFKIEDKTATKTLNSNKWETETYEISIRNNTKSSIDIEILDQIPISENSKIVVKALELGDGNFDKDTGSILWNRNIASGSMAKIPFSYEIKYPKEYNLRYHH, encoded by the coding sequence ATGAATATAAAAAACATCTGGATTTTTGTTGTTTTATTGGCTACTCATTTAAATGTCAATGCTCAAGAAATCAAAAAAGAAATAACGGTAAAAGCTGCAACAGTTTATTTATCAAAGGCCAAAGTTTTTGGTGAAACTTCATTGAACTTACAAAAAGGAATTAATCAAATTCGGATTGTTAATTTACCAAATGATTTGATTGACGAAACTTATAAAATAGAAATGAAGAAAGGAACAACTTTAATGTCCATTGTTCCGCATAATAATTATCTTGACAAAGTTGAACCAACTGCTGAAGAAAAAGCTTTGATTGAAGAAGCCAAAAAATTAAACAGAGAAAAAAGTTTAATTGAAATTCAAACTTCAACTCTTGAAGGCGAAAAAAACTTAATCGAAAATAATTTAAAAGTTTCTGAAAGTGACAAGGTAACGCCTCAAGAACAATTAATTAAACTTTCTGATTTTTATTCTACGCGAATGCTAACTATTGAAACACAATTATTTGAGTTGAATGAAAAAATTAGCGATTTACAAACTAAAATTACAGATGTTAATTATAAGATTCAAGAATTTGGAGTTAATAAAAACAAGAATAATAAAGAGCTTTTATTAGAGATTCAATCAGAATCAACTCAAAACGTATCCATAAATATTTCGTATGTTGTAAATAATGCAGGTTGGGTTCCGTCTTATGATTTAAGAGCCATATCTGTAAAAGAACCGTTAGAAATAGTTTATAAAGGTGCTGTGTATCAAAAAACAGGACAAGACTGGAATAACATAAAACTTCATTTATCAACTTATTTACCGATTTATAATCAAGACAGACCAATTTTAAATCCGTTGTATGTAAGTGAATATGTTTCTCAGAATTTTGATATGATATCAGCTAAAGGTTCAAGCGATATGCGAGTTTATGCAAATAGTTATCAAATGCGTGATAAAAAGTCAGAAGAAGTTGCGTTTGATGTTCCTGTTACTCAAGTTGCAGAAAGTCAGATGAATATTTTGTATGAATTAAATTACAATCAAAATATAAAAAGTCAAGACAAAGAGCAATATGTAATTTTGGATAAAAAAACGGTTCAAGCCGAATATAAATATCATGTAGTTCCAAAAGTAAGCAATCAGGTTTATTTAATGGCTTTTGTGAAAAATTGGCAAAACTTAAATTTAATTTCGGGTGAAGCTTCGATATATTTTGATGATAATTATATTGGAAAAACTTCTATTACCACAAATTATATAAAAGATGATTTCCCGATTTCTTTAGGTGTTGACGAACGAATTATTGCAAAACGTTTTAAAATAGAAGATAAAACGGCAACCAAAACATTAAATTCGAATAAATGGGAAACAGAAACTTACGAAATTTCAATTCGAAATAATACAAAAAGTTCCATTGATATCGAAATTTTAGACCAAATTCCGATAAGTGAAAACAGTAAAATTGTTGTAAAAGCTTTGGAACTTGGCGATGGTAATTTTGATAAAGATACTGGTTCAATTCTTTGGAATAGGAATATAGCAAGTGGATCAATGGCTAAAATTCCATTTTCGTATGAGATAAAATATCCAAAAGAATATAATCTTCGATATCATCATTAA
- a CDS encoding DEAD/DEAH box helicase, translating to MTFKDLQLIEPIQKALEAQGYEKPTPIQEQAIPHVLQGKDLFGCAQTGTGKTAAFAIPILQQLAKREPEKGKRKITTLILTPTRELATQIEENFQEYGKNLNLRTTVIFGGVNQNNQVKRLQNGVDILVATPGRLLDLINQKYISLAHIEIFVLDEADRMLDMGFIHDVKKLLTIIPKKRQTLFFSATMPDSILSLANSILTNPVKVEVTPASTTAETIQQSVYFIDKENKNFLLLDNLRKDIDDSVLVFTRTKHGADKIVRFLEKNNVKAAAIHGNKSQNARQRALDNFKSKEIKVLVATDIAARGIDIDNLLYVINYDLPNIPETYVHRIGRSGRAGAKGIAISYCNYEEKAYLKDIQKITGIQVPVIENHPYPMEVFVVEKKEQKARPSRSQQSNIKPKEKTKAKATERSNKQKRNRI from the coding sequence ATGACATTTAAAGATTTACAATTAATAGAACCTATTCAAAAGGCTTTAGAAGCCCAAGGATACGAAAAACCTACACCTATTCAAGAACAAGCAATTCCGCATGTTTTACAAGGAAAAGATTTATTTGGATGCGCACAAACAGGAACAGGAAAAACCGCTGCGTTTGCAATTCCGATTTTACAACAATTAGCAAAACGTGAACCTGAAAAAGGTAAGCGAAAAATAACTACTTTAATCTTAACGCCAACACGTGAATTAGCTACACAAATTGAAGAAAATTTTCAAGAATATGGAAAAAATCTAAATTTGAGAACCACGGTTATTTTTGGAGGAGTTAATCAAAATAATCAAGTAAAAAGATTACAAAATGGTGTTGATATTTTAGTAGCAACTCCAGGACGACTTTTAGATTTAATCAATCAAAAATACATCAGTTTAGCGCACATCGAAATTTTTGTTTTGGATGAAGCTGACCGTATGTTGGATATGGGATTTATTCATGATGTTAAAAAACTTCTAACAATAATTCCTAAAAAACGTCAAACTTTATTTTTCTCAGCTACCATGCCAGATAGTATTTTGAGTTTGGCTAATTCAATACTTACAAATCCGGTTAAAGTTGAGGTAACACCTGCATCTACAACAGCTGAAACCATTCAGCAATCAGTTTATTTTATCGATAAAGAAAATAAAAATTTTTTATTATTAGATAATTTAAGAAAAGATATTGATGATAGTGTTTTGGTTTTTACAAGAACTAAACATGGTGCAGATAAAATAGTTCGTTTTTTAGAAAAGAATAACGTAAAGGCTGCCGCGATTCACGGAAATAAATCACAAAATGCAAGACAACGCGCGTTGGATAATTTTAAATCGAAAGAAATTAAAGTATTAGTCGCAACAGATATTGCAGCTCGTGGAATTGATATTGATAATTTACTTTACGTGATTAATTACGATTTGCCTAATATTCCTGAAACCTACGTCCACAGAATTGGTCGTTCGGGTAGAGCAGGAGCAAAAGGAATTGCCATTTCGTATTGTAATTATGAAGAAAAAGCTTATTTAAAAGATATTCAAAAAATCACTGGAATTCAAGTGCCAGTAATTGAAAATCACCCGTATCCGATGGAAGTATTTGTTGTTGAAAAGAAAGAACAAAAGGCTAGACCAAGTCGTTCGCAACAATCAAATATTAAACCAAAAGAAAAAACGAAAGCCAAAGCAACTGAAAGGTCAAATAAACAAAAACGAAATAGAATTTAA
- a CDS encoding tetratricopeptide repeat protein, which translates to MDKTFFDNYKNQNFTEQSGLIRIRFIVNYKGETDRFRILEMDEKGNLGYRGWCRHQFFRDYKGAIEDFENLEKLFNDIGYSQNGYYHLQIVKAICYSALNEKQKAIEIIKKQFEKENYQIGLFDYYQLGVCYYQLEDFENA; encoded by the coding sequence TTGGACAAAACGTTTTTTGATAATTATAAAAATCAAAATTTTACCGAACAATCAGGTTTAATTAGAATTAGATTTATAGTGAATTACAAAGGTGAAACTGATAGATTTAGAATTTTGGAAATGGACGAAAAAGGAAACCTTGGGTATCGTGGATGGTGTAGACACCAATTTTTCAGAGATTATAAAGGAGCGATTGAAGATTTTGAAAATTTAGAAAAATTGTTTAATGACATTGGATATTCACAAAATGGCTATTATCATTTGCAAATTGTTAAAGCAATATGTTATAGTGCCTTAAATGAAAAACAAAAAGCTATTGAAATCATAAAAAAACAATTTGAAAAAGAAAATTATCAAATTGGCCTTTTTGATTATTATCAACTTGGTGTTTGCTATTATCAACTTGAAGATTTCGAAAATGCTTAA
- a CDS encoding MarR family winged helix-turn-helix transcriptional regulator, which produces MKNQTIDSVIKATWQAIARMYNEDASKYGATMALGYALLNIDKEGTPSTSLAPKLGMEPTSLTRTLKTMEEKGLIEKRKNPKDGRGVFIHLTSLGVEKRALSKGSVLQFNDKLLETFTQDELVKFIEMHQTIQELIASKKIY; this is translated from the coding sequence ATGAAAAATCAAACTATAGATTCAGTCATTAAAGCTACTTGGCAGGCCATTGCGAGAATGTATAACGAAGACGCTTCTAAATACGGTGCAACAATGGCTTTGGGATATGCTCTTTTAAATATCGATAAAGAAGGAACTCCTTCAACATCTTTAGCTCCAAAGTTAGGAATGGAACCAACGAGTTTAACTCGAACACTAAAAACAATGGAAGAAAAAGGATTAATCGAAAAAAGAAAAAATCCAAAAGACGGACGAGGTGTTTTTATACATCTTACTTCACTTGGAGTTGAAAAAAGAGCTTTATCTAAAGGTAGCGTTTTGCAGTTTAATGATAAACTTTTAGAAACATTTACACAAGATGAATTGGTTAAATTTATTGAAATGCATCAAACCATTCAAGAACTAATCGCATCGAAAAAAATATATTAA